In Bacillus sp. KH172YL63, one genomic interval encodes:
- a CDS encoding DUF2294 domain-containing protein, with protein sequence MNKYEAEFSNLVRSFRKKHMGKGPSKINTTFCKNWAICEMEGNLSPVEKFISGTDKGKQILKSARTEMVKDLYRNNPPKEMEEFLGCAFVDLFVDIDIDRDFGMSIFIFEENIEMKYCK encoded by the coding sequence ATGAATAAGTATGAAGCAGAATTCAGTAACTTAGTCCGTTCTTTCAGAAAAAAACATATGGGAAAGGGTCCGAGTAAGATCAATACGACGTTCTGTAAAAATTGGGCGATTTGTGAAATGGAAGGGAACCTCTCTCCTGTTGAAAAATTCATTTCAGGAACAGATAAAGGGAAACAAATCCTGAAATCAGCCCGGACAGAAATGGTCAAAGATTTATACCGGAACAATCCTCCTAAAGAAATGGAAGAGTTTCTAGGATGTGCATTTGTCGATTTATTCGTCGATATAGATATTGATCGAGATTTTGGGATGTCCATCTTCATCTTTGAGGAAAATATTGAAATGAAATATTGCAAATAG
- a CDS encoding MoeB/ThiF family adenylyltransferase — protein sequence MNERYSRQILFKPVGESGQKRISEKHVLILGCGALGTANAEILVRAGIGKLTVIDRDYVEYSNLQRQQLFTERDAREQIPKAVAGRDRLVQINSEVEIDAHIMDATPENLLPLLDGVDLVIDATDNFDVRFMMNDLFQKHNIHWIFGSCVGSMGMSYTILPGHTPCITCLLHAMPYSGATCDSVGIISPAVQMVAAHQTAEALKLLVGDHDSLRSRLVLFDLWNNHYQTIKVDRAKKEDCPTCGVNPSFPYLNYEAQTKTEVLCGRNTVLIRAGQPFHIDELSARLEKLGNIKKNQYLISLEYGSHRLMFFKDGRTMVHGTNSIDHAKKIYYQIMG from the coding sequence ATGAACGAACGGTATTCACGCCAGATCCTATTTAAACCGGTTGGTGAAAGTGGACAGAAGCGTATCAGTGAAAAGCACGTCTTGATTTTAGGATGCGGGGCGCTTGGGACGGCCAATGCGGAAATCCTTGTCCGTGCGGGGATCGGGAAACTGACGGTGATCGACCGGGATTACGTCGAGTACAGTAACCTGCAGAGACAGCAATTGTTTACAGAACGGGACGCAAGGGAACAGATTCCGAAAGCGGTCGCCGGGAGGGACAGGCTGGTTCAAATCAATTCTGAAGTTGAAATTGATGCCCATATCATGGATGCCACTCCTGAGAATCTCCTTCCTTTACTTGACGGGGTCGATCTCGTCATCGATGCGACCGATAATTTTGACGTGCGCTTCATGATGAATGATCTCTTCCAGAAACACAACATCCACTGGATATTCGGTTCCTGTGTCGGAAGTATGGGGATGAGTTATACGATTCTGCCGGGGCACACGCCGTGTATCACGTGTTTATTACATGCCATGCCCTATTCCGGGGCAACGTGCGATTCGGTCGGCATCATTTCCCCGGCGGTCCAGATGGTTGCTGCCCATCAAACGGCCGAGGCGCTGAAATTGCTTGTTGGGGACCACGATTCATTAAGGTCCCGCCTCGTACTCTTTGATCTTTGGAATAATCATTATCAAACTATCAAGGTAGACCGGGCCAAAAAAGAGGATTGCCCGACATGCGGGGTAAACCCAAGCTTTCCATATTTAAACTACGAAGCACAAACGAAAACGGAAGTGCTGTGCGGCAGGAATACGGTCCTCATACGTGCAGGACAACCGTTTCATATTGATGAATTGTCGGCGAGGCTTGAAAAGCTCGGAAACATAAAGAAAAACCAATATTTGATTTCACTCGAATACGGATCTCACCGCTTGATGTTCTTTAAAGATGGAAGAACGATGGTCCACGGCACAAACTCAATCGATCACGCAAAAAAAATATATTATCAGATTATGGGGTGA
- a CDS encoding FdhF/YdeP family oxidoreductase, whose protein sequence is MGKTKHPGPQKKQIKPDPSLWVSPIPFGLGKVKPKHIRDTMKIAWDNRDNMGYATRILTEGVCDGCALGVSGLNDQTLTGPHICTTRMNVLRLNTMPAVKPEILHADIDELRQYDSTELRKLGRIPYPLIRRKGERSFSRLTWDDAMDMIADKMKSLDPKQYAFYLTSRGITNESYYVAAKVARFLGTNNIDNASRICHSPSKTALKRSVGVGASTSNYLDWIGTDVILVWGSVASNASPVSTKYMLEAKKKGTKIIVINPYKEPAMDKYWIPSNAESAIFGTKLADDWYQVNIGGDIAFMHGIMKHWFEMEENNHGSAINHQFVSEHVNNYEELKNTVQSQSWEEITASSGITQERIAELAELLAKSENAVYVWALGLTMHSFATDNISQVANLALLRGHLGRKYAGLMPFRGHSSVQGSGEMGADPFVLPGGDFAGENINRIEKLWGFDLPKWQGDVVGITLENILLPSDHERKMKLYYMSGGNFLETMPNPDFIEKALSELEIRVHQDIILNTSTLVDAKEAVIVLPAQTRYEQEGGGTSTSTERMVYFSPEIKGNKNLVEEARAEWKIYIDLAKRVKGEEASLVEFKTGQEIRDEIALANPSYDGIQNLKKKGDVFQWGGAWLCEGGICPTPDGKGNLISVEIPDLNKKPDEFYLTTRRGKQFNSMVYKETDPFNNAERYDVLINKEDAQELSVAEGEGIVLHNGYGVFQGRAKFVDIAKGNIEVHFPEGNCLLPKGRYEQFSKIPDYNIAITVEKADRYTAKKDVNYLEKRIDDLEMEVN, encoded by the coding sequence ATGGGTAAAACAAAACACCCGGGACCACAGAAAAAGCAGATAAAACCAGACCCGTCATTATGGGTAAGTCCGATACCGTTTGGATTAGGAAAAGTAAAGCCGAAGCATATTCGGGATACAATGAAAATCGCTTGGGATAACAGGGATAATATGGGGTATGCAACCCGGATCCTGACAGAAGGGGTATGTGACGGCTGTGCGCTTGGTGTATCCGGTCTGAACGACCAGACATTGACTGGCCCACATATTTGTACGACACGGATGAATGTCCTGAGATTGAATACGATGCCGGCGGTCAAGCCTGAAATTCTCCATGCTGATATCGATGAGCTTCGTCAATACGACAGCACCGAGCTGCGGAAACTGGGACGGATTCCATATCCGCTCATCCGCCGCAAGGGAGAGCGTTCATTTTCAAGGTTGACATGGGATGATGCGATGGATATGATCGCGGATAAGATGAAGTCACTCGATCCAAAGCAGTATGCTTTTTATTTAACGTCAAGAGGGATCACGAATGAGAGCTACTATGTAGCGGCGAAAGTAGCCCGTTTCTTGGGGACGAATAACATCGACAATGCGAGCCGCATCTGTCACTCCCCTTCAAAGACGGCACTGAAGCGTTCGGTCGGCGTCGGGGCTTCGACTTCAAACTATTTAGACTGGATCGGAACAGATGTCATTTTAGTATGGGGAAGCGTGGCGTCAAACGCTTCACCTGTATCGACCAAATATATGCTGGAAGCGAAGAAAAAAGGTACGAAGATCATCGTCATCAATCCTTATAAAGAACCGGCGATGGATAAGTATTGGATACCGTCAAACGCAGAGTCTGCGATCTTCGGCACAAAGCTTGCCGATGACTGGTATCAGGTAAATATCGGCGGTGATATCGCCTTTATGCACGGTATCATGAAGCACTGGTTCGAAATGGAAGAGAACAATCACGGATCTGCCATCAATCATCAATTTGTGAGCGAGCACGTGAATAACTACGAAGAATTGAAGAATACCGTTCAATCTCAATCATGGGAAGAAATCACTGCTTCTTCAGGCATTACACAGGAGCGCATCGCTGAACTGGCTGAACTGCTAGCTAAAAGTGAAAATGCCGTGTATGTGTGGGCACTTGGTTTGACGATGCACTCGTTTGCAACGGATAACATCTCGCAGGTGGCGAACCTTGCACTGCTTCGCGGTCACCTTGGCAGAAAGTATGCAGGATTGATGCCGTTCCGTGGACACTCAAGTGTTCAGGGAAGCGGAGAGATGGGTGCTGACCCATTTGTTCTCCCAGGCGGTGACTTTGCCGGTGAAAATATCAACCGCATCGAAAAGCTATGGGGCTTCGATCTTCCGAAATGGCAAGGGGATGTCGTCGGGATCACCCTTGAAAACATCTTATTGCCAAGCGACCATGAGCGTAAAATGAAGCTTTATTATATGAGCGGCGGTAACTTCCTTGAGACGATGCCAAACCCTGATTTCATCGAAAAAGCTTTATCCGAGCTTGAAATCCGCGTTCATCAGGATATTATCCTGAATACGTCCACATTGGTGGATGCGAAAGAAGCGGTCATTGTGCTGCCTGCGCAAACACGCTATGAGCAGGAAGGCGGCGGAACGAGTACGTCAACGGAACGGATGGTGTACTTCTCTCCTGAAATTAAAGGAAATAAGAACCTGGTTGAAGAGGCTCGTGCCGAATGGAAGATATATATCGATTTGGCCAAGCGTGTAAAAGGTGAAGAGGCAAGCCTGGTTGAGTTCAAGACCGGTCAGGAAATCCGTGACGAAATCGCCCTTGCGAATCCAAGCTATGACGGCATTCAAAACCTGAAAAAGAAAGGGGACGTCTTCCAATGGGGCGGAGCCTGGTTATGTGAAGGCGGAATCTGCCCGACGCCGGACGGAAAAGGGAACCTGATCTCTGTAGAAATCCCTGATCTGAACAAAAAACCTGATGAGTTCTATTTGACGACACGACGAGGGAAGCAATTCAACTCAATGGTGTATAAAGAAACAGATCCATTCAACAACGCTGAACGATACGATGTGCTGATCAATAAAGAGGATGCACAGGAGTTGAGTGTTGCTGAAGGAGAAGGCATCGTCCTTCACAATGGCTATGGTGTGTTCCAGGGCCGTGCGAAATTCGTTGATATCGCGAAAGGAAACATCGAAGTGCATTTTCCTGAAGGAAACTGCCTGCTTCCGAAAGGCCGATATGAACAATTCTCGAAAATCCCTGATTACAACATTGCCATCACTGTTGAAAAAGCAGACCGCTATACAGCGAAAAAAGATGTGAACTATTTAGAAAAGAGGATTGATGATCTGGAAATGGAAGTCAACTAA